In Erigeron canadensis isolate Cc75 chromosome 1, C_canadensis_v1, whole genome shotgun sequence, a single window of DNA contains:
- the LOC122601623 gene encoding probable E3 ubiquitin-protein ligase bre1, with protein sequence MASCETLKEQDPSNPPPPLGQQSLDSKNTLIQEEEEEQKNNPPIEKPPLHSETIGDDDEEEDQNPTNPNNSIQQSDKEEDDDDEEDDDDVDDNDNSLVFLDQKPSTMTSPTSCRFTTIRTQKRSSKRKGKKKGNNMKKVQKIQNLIASLKPIPFVSKKLDLVKYEGVLKKSGLYDFTQIDFDPEIQTHFIAELIVNYDPKKRCSYVNDCRISVARPDLARAFKLPIAKQQDNKLQQVDLDSDQFSEDDIGFLENFVMNWILLGEEQWDTPTEIANWTRCIRDGHPEKLDSASLIWFKVEKELAQGDKLVDCYYASHLQYLIRSQHGELFDSDISLKPQQKHEQLQLHHNVDLTLGKQDGEQVADEEVVVKEDAQAFMVVEEVPDVEEIVEDEVVKEDDREMVDAQQDFKVVEEVPDVEEHGNWEFSGNKMLGDQFLQRCQNSDLNNFEETKVEDEQIEQVDDDEEEEGEGEEEEEEEEEEEEEEEEAGVRVDEEYEDVGVSVDEGFDMEANDDSIEDRDGLTGNFLQGVETSHAPFNSHGISSMDLFGSRDASFMSHDAGPSFFNNGGKRAMEPEEDIHIDGNNKRLKMDTILWDHKPNDFGLCLEQMRQWMEKAKMIFESKEQSYANLQYDQQVTVNDMQERHNFLEMVIKSRDEELQRRNNEVFRLERELYLMGDLVQGYRKALNDTRLKFSDYRNRYALKEEPLYKDAGPGGLVLSTRELEKRRLKQEEDREKFISLSKTIEDEFLIVFEKHRADVTMMADKLVSVENELKRIKELFNQRKEAKKSLDEQELLGKPEKNQKSTDKNEINFQPEDDQKSMDEHVSTPGPKENQKSLNERGLPGLEGNQKSQDKILENDGSVEIVSAEADESKEKGGGED encoded by the exons ATGGCCAGTTGTGAAACCCTAAAAGAACAAGATCCCTcaaatcctcctcctcctcttggCCAACAATCACTAGATTCTAAAAATACCCTaatacaagaagaagaagaagaacagaAAAATAATCCTCCAATTGAAAAACCACCGCTACATTCTGAAACAAtaggagatgatgatgaagaagaagatcaaaaTCCCACAAACCCTAATAATAGCATCCAACAATCAgataaagaagaagatgatgatgatgaagaagatgatgatgacgtTGATGATAATGACAATTCCCTTGTGTTTCTCGACCAAAAACCATCAACAATGACGTCACCAACTAGCTGCCGCTTCACCACCATCCGTACTCAAAAGAGGAGCAGCAAGAGGAAGGGCAAGAAGAAAGGTAACAACATGAAAAAAGTTCAAAAGATTCAAAACTTGATTGCTAGTCTTAAGCCTATACCTTTTGTTAGTAAGAAGTTAGATTTGGTTAAATATGAGGGTGTTCTAAAGAAATCCGGGCTATACGACTTCACCCAAATCGACTTTGACCCTGAAATTCAAACCCATTTTATCGCTGAGTTGATCGTTAATTACGATCCCAAGAAGCGTTGTAGTTATGTCAATGATTGTAGAATTAGTGTTGCTAGGCCCGACTTAGCTAGGGCTTTCAAACTCCCCATAGCCAAGCAGCAAGATAACAAGCTTCAACAGGTTGATTTGGATTCTGACCAGTTTTCCGAGGATGATATTGGGTTTCTCGAAAACTTTGTTATGAATTGGATTCTCTTAGGTGAAGAACAGTGGGATACTCCCACTGAGATTGCGAATTGGACCAGGTGTATTAGAGATGGTCATCCTGAAAAATTGGATTCCGCTAGTTTGATTTGGTTTAAGGTTGAGAAAGAGCTTGCTCAAGGTGATAAGCTTGTTGACTGCTACTATGCTTCCCATCTCCAGTATTTGATTAGGTCACAACATGGGGAACTTTTTGATAGTGACATTAGTTTGAAACCCCAACAAAAACATGAACAACTTCAGCTACACCACAATGTGGACTTGACTTTAGGGAAGCAAGATGGTGAGCAAGTAGCAGATGAAGAGGTTGTTGTTAAGGAGGATGCTCAAGCTTTTATGGTTGTAGAGGAGGTGCCGGATGTTGAGGAAATAGTCGAGGATGAGGTTGTTAAGGAAGATGATCGAGAGATGGTGGATGCTCAACAAGATTTCAAGGTTGTGGAGGAGGTGCCTGATGTTGAGGAACATGGAAACTGGGAATTCAGTGGAAATAAAATGTTGGGTGATCAGTTTTTGCAGCGTTGTCAAAATAGTGATTTGAATAATTTTGAAGAAACCAAGGTTGAAGATGAACAGATTGAACAAgtggatgatgatgaagaagaagaaggagaaggagaagaagaagaagaagaagaagaagaagaagaagaagaagaagaagaggctGGTGTCAGGGTGGATGAAGAATATGAAGATGTTGGTGTAAGTGTCGATGAAGGTTTTGACATGGAGGCTAATGACGATTCAATCGAAGATAGAGATGGATTGACAGGTAATTTTCTTCAAGGCGTTGAAACATCTCATGCTCCTTTTAATTCTCATGGGATATCTTCCATGGATTTGTTTGGATCGAGAGATGCTTCGTTTATGTCCCATGATGCTGGTCCATCTTTTTTTAACAATGGTGGGAAAAGAGCAATGGAGCCTGAAGAAGACATACACATTGATGGAAACAATAAAAGGTTAAAAATGGATACAATTTTGTGGGATCATAAaccaaatgattttggtttatgCCTGGAGCAAATGCGCCAATGGATGGAAAAAGCAAAGATGATTTTCGAGTCTAAAGAACAATCCTATGCAAACTTACAATATGATCAGCAAGTAACAGTGAATGATATGCAAGAACGTCATAATTTTTTGGAAATGGTTATAAAATCAAGAGATGAAGAGTTGCAAAGAAGAAATAATGAGGTGTTTCGGCTCGAGCGTGAGCTCTATCTTATGGGTGATCTTGTACAAGGGTATAGAAAGGCATTGAATGATACTCGGCTTAAATTCTCTGATTATAGGAATCGTTATGCCCTTAAAGAAGAACCACTTTATAAGGATGCTGGCCCTGGTGGTCTGGTTTTGAGTACACGGGAACTCGAAAAACGCAGGTTAAAACAAGAAGAAGATAGGGAGAAGTTTATTTCGTTGTCAAAGACCATTGAAGAtgaatttttaattgtttttgaaaaGCATCGTGCTGATGTTACAATGATGGCTGATAAATTGGTATCTGTTGAGAATGAATTGAAAAGGATCAAGGAGTTATTTAACCAAAGGAAAGAAGCTAAGAAGAGCCTGGATGAACAGGAGTTATTGGGCAAGCCTGAAAAGAATCAGAAGTCGActgataaaaatgaaataaattttcaGCCGGAAGACGATCAGAAGTCAATGGATGAACATGTATCAACTCCTGGGCCTAAAGAGAATCAAAAGTCACTGAATGAACGGGGATTGCCTGGGCTTGAGGGGAATCAGAAGTCTCAGGATAAAATCTTGGAGAATGATGGTAGTGTGGAAATTGTTTCTGCTGAAGCTGATGAATCGAAG GAAAAGGGAGGTGGCGAGGACTGA